The Mycolicibacterium brumae DNA window GAATTGGTGGCCGAAAGGCCGTAGAACCGGTCGAAGAACGCGTTGAGTTTCTCGATGACGCGCTGCTTCTTCTCGCCGTGACCACCGGCGGCTGCGAAGCGGGACACCGGTGGTCGCACGGTGGTGATTTCGGTGCCGGTGGTGCGCAGGGTGCCGTCGCGGAACGCGATATCGATGACGCGCCGAGTGTCAGCGGGCCGCAGGTTCTCCTCGGCGATGATCTTCGCCAGCTCCGCTTCGCGTTTGGAGGCGATGAACGCCTCCCACTCTTCGTCGACGGCGCCGTCGACGGAGACCGAGTCCACGAACGCCTCAACGAGGTCTTTCTTGTTGCGCAGCGTCGGGCTGGCGTCGATGGCCCGAGTGATCTCGGCGCGAACTTCCTTGTCGTCGCCGTCACCGAACTGTTCACGGTGCTTTGCGACGAGCATGAGGATGTAGTCGACGTTGATCTCGACCTGTTTGATGAGCTCGATCTCGAAGACGACGTCGTCGTTGATGAGCTCCTTCTCCGCATCGCTGTCCCTGCGGAACTCCGCGTACAGGTCCAGGTACACACTGCGGTAGTCCTGGGCCTGGCGCTCGGTGAGCATCTCGCTGCCGGCGAAGTCGTTGAACGAGGTGAGGATGTTCTCCAGGCGCAGGATGGCGCCGAACAGCCCGAGGCCTAGATCAGGCCGTGAGCCCGCAGATTCTTGTCGACAAACAGGGTGTTGAGGGTGGTGGCGTCGAAGCCGGTCAGGAACATCGCGCGCACGCCCTCCCAGCACTGCTCCGGTGCTGTGGACAGAGGATAGTAGGAAGAGTCGGTGTAGCTGGGTGACGCGGAGTTTGGATTGACCCGATCGAATAGGCGTCTCTCCACGATCCGAATCTAATCGTCACCCCAGTGCTGGTCCTGTCTTCTGCACTCGCGCCCGAGGCCAACGGAAGTCACGTGGACTCGGTCATTCCCAGGCCTTGCGCATCAGCTGGGCGTCGTCGAGTCCGGCGGCCCCCTGTCCGAACCGCTCAAGGTCAGTGTGGGTGACCGTGACTCGCGCAACCAGGGAGTCCTGGGGTCGATCTGCGACGGATGCACTCGCCTCGCGACACGCCCACCTCGGCGGCGCGCGCGTCGATGCCGGCCAGCACGTCGTCGGGCACGTTGTGGATCACGATGTAGCCCATGCATTGATCATGACATCCGCGACCACCACATTTCGCGCCTCAACCCGCCTCGCGCAGCCGCCGGGGCGTGGCGGCCGACTCCGGCAGCACCACATCGGCCAGCACCGAGCCCGAAGGGCGATCAGCCCGCGACGCCCGCCATACCAGCGCCGCCAGCACCGCGCCGACGAGCACCGGCAGGTGCGACAAAGCCCGCGCCACCCCGACATCCCCGGCCAGCGCGTCGGCGACCACATAGCCGCTTAGAAGCAGCGTGAAGAACCCCAGCACGGCGGCGACGCCGGCGGCGAACACGGGCCGCCAGGCGGCCAGCAGCATCGCCGCGCCCACCGCCGCGGACCAGGCCGTCGATTCGTTGAGCAGATGCCCGCCGCCGTGCCCCAGCCCCAGATCACCGGAGA harbors:
- a CDS encoding zf-HC2 domain-containing protein yields the protein MNCDVAREALSARIDGEREPVPAARVDEHLADCPDCRGWHARAAEQASALRALAGIDAPAVSAVSPGAAPVIRRVPVLRVALGVVGGVQLGLAALQGVSGDLGLGHGGGHLLNESTAWSAAVGAAMLLAAWRPVFAAGVAAVLGFFTLLLSGYVVADALAGDVGVARALSHLPVLVGAVLAALVWRASRADRPSGSVLADVVLPESAATPRRLREAG
- a CDS encoding type I restriction enzyme subunit R domain-containing protein, whose protein sequence is MFLTGFDATTLNTLFVDKNLRAHGLI
- a CDS encoding type I restriction endonuclease subunit R, EcoR124 family, whose product is MFGAILRLENILTSFNDFAGSEMLTERQAQDYRSVYLDLYAEFRRDSDAEKELINDDVVFEIELIKQVEINVDYILMLVAKHREQFGDGDDKEVRAEITRAIDASPTLRNKKDLVEAFVDSVSVDGAVDEEWEAFIASKREAELAKIIAEENLRPADTRRVIDIAFRDGTLRTTGTEITTVRPPVSRFAAAGGHGEKKQRVIEKLNAFFDRFYGLSATNSGR